A single Phytohabitans houttuyneae DNA region contains:
- a CDS encoding NAD-dependent epimerase/dehydratase family protein produces MKIFIAGASGAIGRPLVAQLVARGHEVVGTTRSAAKTGALRALGAEAVVVDALDAGAVAEAVAKAQPEVIVNQLTAIGGRPTLREVKRMAAATNRLRTEGTDNLLAAGRAVGVRTFVAQSNAIWVERTRGPVVDENGGLDPDPPSDAAPAVAALRHLEEAVTGIGWADGIAIRYGAFYGPGTGVEEAPGAVMAELVRKRRVPIIGGGGATMSWVHIDDAASATVAAIERGRPGLYHVADDEPALARDVLPVLARALGAKPPRRVPGWPIRLVAGQAPVHMMTKGCGISSEKIKRELGWTPRYPSWRTGFAEGLR; encoded by the coding sequence ATGAAGATCTTTATCGCCGGCGCGTCCGGTGCGATCGGTAGGCCCCTTGTCGCCCAACTCGTGGCGCGCGGTCACGAGGTGGTGGGCACGACGCGTTCGGCGGCAAAGACCGGCGCGCTGCGAGCGCTCGGCGCGGAAGCAGTCGTGGTGGACGCGCTCGATGCCGGCGCGGTGGCCGAGGCGGTGGCCAAGGCCCAGCCGGAGGTGATCGTCAATCAGCTCACCGCGATCGGCGGGCGGCCGACGCTTCGAGAGGTCAAGCGGATGGCGGCTGCCACCAACCGGCTGCGTACCGAAGGCACCGACAACCTGTTGGCCGCCGGGCGCGCCGTCGGTGTGCGCACATTCGTGGCGCAGAGCAACGCGATCTGGGTGGAACGTACCCGTGGGCCGGTCGTCGACGAGAACGGCGGACTCGACCCGGACCCGCCCTCGGACGCCGCCCCCGCGGTGGCCGCGCTACGTCACCTGGAGGAGGCGGTGACCGGGATCGGCTGGGCCGACGGCATCGCGATTCGCTACGGTGCCTTCTACGGCCCGGGGACCGGCGTCGAAGAAGCACCGGGCGCCGTCATGGCCGAGCTGGTCCGCAAGCGACGGGTGCCGATCATCGGTGGCGGCGGCGCGACGATGTCGTGGGTGCACATCGACGATGCCGCGTCGGCCACGGTCGCGGCCATCGAGCGCGGCAGGCCGGGTCTCTACCATGTCGCCGACGACGAGCCGGCGCTGGCGCGCGACGTCCTGCCGGTCCTGGCCCGGGCGCTCGGCGCCAAGCCGCCACGCCGGGTGCCGGGCTGGCCGATCCGTTTGGTGGCCGGTCAGGCCCCGGTGCACATGATGACGAAGGGCTGCGGGATCTCCAGCGAGAAGATCAAACGCGAGCTGGGCTGGACGCCGCGGTACCCGAGCTGGCGCACCGGCTTCGCCGAGGGACTGCGTTAG
- a CDS encoding STAS domain-containing protein, with protein sequence MTVSRPARQGDRHRSERASLVTGSSRPRPGVLVITVRGELDLSTEPLLEAAVRAATTDPATTVLVCDLSGVTFMSCGTLSILVRARGDLRERSAGLRVVAKHPGVVRVFTITGMAEALDLRPDLATACQPPSS encoded by the coding sequence ATGACGGTGTCACGGCCCGCGCGCCAGGGCGACCGCCACAGGTCGGAACGTGCGTCGCTGGTGACTGGCAGTAGCCGACCACGCCCGGGTGTCCTGGTGATCACCGTTCGCGGCGAGCTCGACCTCTCCACCGAGCCGCTGCTTGAGGCCGCTGTCAGAGCCGCCACCACAGATCCGGCCACCACCGTGCTGGTGTGTGACCTGTCAGGGGTGACCTTCATGTCCTGTGGCACCCTGTCGATCCTCGTGCGAGCCCGCGGTGACCTGCGTGAACGGTCGGCCGGCCTGCGGGTGGTCGCGAAGCATCCCGGCGTGGTGCGCGTCTTCACGATCACCGGCATGGCCGAGGCGCTCGACCTGCGCCCAGACCTCGCCACGGCTTGCCAGCCGCCGTCGAGCTAG